In one window of Nicotiana tabacum cultivar K326 chromosome 12, ASM71507v2, whole genome shotgun sequence DNA:
- the LOC142167196 gene encoding uncharacterized protein LOC142167196 yields MAEYDACILGIRMAVDMNIKELLVKGDYDLLIHQDQREWSTKNVKILPCLHCVKGLCKKFTKIEFKNVPRIQNEFADALATLSSMILHPDKNYIDPIEVEIRDQYAYYFHVDEEPHGKPWYHDIKRFLEIREYPESATNSQKRVLSRLENHFFLNEEVLYRRTHDLGLLRFVDAVEATRLLEEIHAGTCGPYMNGFTLAKKSLRAGYFWITMESNSIRYIKKCHKCQIHGDFIRVSPNELNVMGSPWSFAA; encoded by the coding sequence atggccgagtacgatgCATGCATCCTTGGGATCAGGATGGCAGTTGACATGAACATCAAAGAACTTTTGGTTAAAGGGGATTATGATCTATTGATACATCAAGACCAAAGGGAGTGGTCTACCAAGAATGTCAAGATCCTTCCATGTCTGCACTGTGTAAAAGGGTTatgcaagaagttcacaaagatagagttcaagAACGTTCCTAGgatccagaacgagtttgctgacGCTCTTGcaaccctatcatccatgattctgcatccagataagaattatatcGACCCTATCGAGGTAGAGATCAGGGATCAATATGCGTACTATTTTCATGTAGACGAAGAGCCACACGGTAAACCATGGTACCACGACATCAAAAGATTCCTTGAAATAAGAGAATACCCGGAGAGTGCTACTAATAGTCAGAAGCGAGTGCTCAGCAGGTTGGAAAATCATTTTTTCCTTAATGAGGAAGTTCTGTATAGGAGGACCCATGACTTGGGTTTGTTGAGATTTGTAGATGCCGTTGAGGCAACCAGACTATTAGAAGAGATACATGCTGGAACGTGCGGACCCTATATGAACGGTTTCACATTAGCCAAGAAGAGCTTGAGAGCCGGATACTTTTGGATAACCATGGAAAGCAATAGTATCCGCTACATAAAGAAGTGTCATAAGTGCCAGATCCACGGGGATTTCATCCGGGTTTCGCCCAACGAGTTGAATGTAATGGGTTCGCCTTGGTCGTTCGCCGCTTAG